A section of the Capra hircus breed San Clemente chromosome 23, ASM170441v1, whole genome shotgun sequence genome encodes:
- the LOC102168401 gene encoding olfactory receptor 2B11-like → MNESFAEDFILMGFTKYPWLDVPLFFALLTSYMFTLLGNIAIILVSQLDSQLQSPMYFFLTSLSFLDLCFTTTTVPQMLFNLGGPNKNITYIGCMTQAYVFHWLGCTECVLLGTMALDRYVAVCKPLRYPVIMNHKLCQQLSSTAWLIGLANSLLQSTLTVQLPLCGNQELDHFFCELPGLIKMACVDTTVNELTLAVVAAFLIMGPLSMILVSYSYIAQAVFQIPSADGRLKAFNTCSSHLLVVSLFYGPGIYIYMQPSGDSPQDLIKVLTLFYCVITPMANPFIYTLRNKDVKGALRRLLRRAILSKRI, encoded by the coding sequence ATGAATGAAAGTTTTGCAGAGGATTTCATTCTCATGGGCTTTACCAAATATCCATGGTTGGATGTTCCTCTCTTCTTTGCCCTCCTGACCTCCTACATGTTCACGCTATTGGGAAACATTGCTATTATTCTGGTTTCCCAACTAGATTCCCAACTCCAAAGTCCTATGTATTTCTTCCTCACAAGCCTCTCCTTTCTGGACCTCTGTTTCACCACCACGACTGTACCCCAAATGTTGTTCAACTTAGGTGGACCCAACAAGAACATCACTTATATAGGCTGCATGACCCAGGCCTATGTATTTCACTGGCTAGGCTGTACTGAATGTGTCCTGCTTGGCACCATGGCCTTAGACCGCTATGTGGCTGTGTGTAAGCCTCTGAGATACCCTGTAATCATGAACCACAAGCTCTGCCAACAGCTCTCCAGCACTGCTTGGCTCATTGGTCTGGCCAATTCACTACTGCAGTCCACACTCACAGTCCAGCTGCCCCTGTGTGGGAACCAAGAACTGGACCACTTCTTTTGTGAACTGCCTGGTCTAATTAAGATGGCTTGTGTGGACACCACAGTCAACGAACTTACTTTAGCGGTGGTGGCCGCCTTCCTGATAATGGGTCCGCTCTCTATGATTCTTGTCTCTTACAGTTATATTGCACAAGCTGTATTTCAAATCCCTTCTGCTGATGGGAGACTTAAGGCCTTCAACACTTGTTCTTCGCACTTATTAGTGGTGTCTTTATTTTATGGCCCTGGCATCTACATCTATATGCAGCCTTCAGGGGACAGCCCGCAAGACCTTATCAAAGTTCTGACGCTGTTTTACTGTGTTATTACTCCCATGGCCAACCCATTCATCTACACCTTGAGGAACAAGGATGTTAAAGGAGCTTTGAGGAGACTTCTGAGGAGGGCCATTTTGTCCAAGAGAATATGA